A window of the Macaca nemestrina isolate mMacNem1 chromosome X, mMacNem.hap1, whole genome shotgun sequence genome harbors these coding sequences:
- the LOC105478120 gene encoding MSL complex subunit 3 isoform X2 encodes MEERTITIEIPEVLKKQLEDDCYYINRRKRLVKLPCQTNIITILESYVKHFAINAAFSANERPRHHHVMPHANMNVHYIPAEKNVDLCKEMVDGLRITFDYTLPLVLLYPYEQAQYKKVTSSKFFLPIKESATSTNRSQEELSPSPPLLNPSTPQSTESQPTTGEPATPKRRKAEPEALQSLRRSTRHSANSDRLSESSASPQPKRRQQDTSASMPKLFLHLEKKTPVHSRSSSPIPLTPSKEGSAVFAGFEGRRTNEINEVLSWKLVPDNYPPGDQPPPPSYIYGAQHLLRLFVKLPEILGKMSFSEKNLKALLKHFDLFLRFLAEYHDDFFPESAYVAACEAHYSTKNPRAIY; translated from the exons ATGGAAGAAAGAACAATAACTATAGAAATCCCTGAAGTTCTGAAGAAGCAGCTGGAGGATGATTGTTACTACATTAACAGGAGGAAACGG TTAGTGAAACTTCCATGCCAGACCAACATCATAACGATTTTGGAATCCTATGTGAAGCATTTTGCTATCAATGCAGCCTTTTCAGCCAATGAGAGACCTCGTCACCATCACGTTATGCCACATGCCAACATGAACGTGCATTATATCCCAGCAGAAAAGAA TGTTGACCTTTGTAAGGAGATGGTGGATGGATTAAGAATAACCTTTGATTACACTCTCCCGTTGGTTTTACTCTATCCATATGAGCAAGCTCAGTATAAAAAGGTGACTTCGTCTAAGTTTTTTCTTCCCATTAAGGAAAGTGCCACAAGCACTAACAG GAGCCAGGAGGAACTCTCTCCCAGCCCGCCTTTGTTGAATCCATCCACGCCACAGTCCACAGAGAGTCAGCCGACCACTGGTGAACCAGCCACCCCTAAAAGGCGCAAAGCTGAGCCAGAAGCATTGCAGTCTCTGAGGCGGTCCACGCGCCACAGTGCCAACAGTGACAGGCTTTCCGAGAGCAGCGCTTCACCTCAGCCCAAGCGCCGGCAGCAGGACACGTCCGCCAGCATGCCCAAGCTCTTCCTGCACCTGGAAAAGA AAACACCTGTGCATAGCAGATCATCGTCACCTATTCCTCTGACTCCTAGCAAGGAAGGGAGTGCTGTGTTTGCTGGCTTTGAAGGGAGAAGAACTAATGAAATAAATGAG GTCCTTTCCTGGAAACTTGTGCCTGACAATTACCCGCCAGGTGACCAGCCGCCTCCACCCTCTTACATTTATGGGGCACAACATTTGTTGCGATTGTTTG TGAAACTTCCGGAAATCCTTGGAAAGATGTCCTTTTCTGAGAAGAATCTGAAGGCTTTATTGAAGCACTTTGATCTCTTTTTGAg gtttttaGCAGAATACCATGATGACTTCTTCCCAGAGTCGGCTTACGTCGCTGCCTGTGAGGCACATTACAGCACCAAGAACCCCCGggcaatttattaa
- the LOC105478120 gene encoding MSL complex subunit 3 isoform X1: MSASEGMKFKFHSGEKVLCFEPDPTKARVLYDAKIVDVIVGKDEKGRKIPEYLIHFNGWNRSWDRWAAEDHVLRDTDENRRLQRKLARKAVARLRSTGRKKKRCRLPGVDSVLKGLPTEEKDENDENSLSSSSDCSEDKDEEISEESDIEEKTEKEEPELQTKREMEERTITIEIPEVLKKQLEDDCYYINRRKRLVKLPCQTNIITILESYVKHFAINAAFSANERPRHHHVMPHANMNVHYIPAEKNVDLCKEMVDGLRITFDYTLPLVLLYPYEQAQYKKVTSSKFFLPIKESATSTNRSQEELSPSPPLLNPSTPQSTESQPTTGEPATPKRRKAEPEALQSLRRSTRHSANSDRLSESSASPQPKRRQQDTSASMPKLFLHLEKKTPVHSRSSSPIPLTPSKEGSAVFAGFEGRRTNEINEVLSWKLVPDNYPPGDQPPPPSYIYGAQHLLRLFVKLPEILGKMSFSEKNLKALLKHFDLFLRFLAEYHDDFFPESAYVAACEAHYSTKNPRAIY, from the exons ATGAGCGCGAGCGAGGGCATGAAATTTAAATTCCACTCAGGGGAGAAAGTGCTGTGCTTCGAGCCTGACCCCACCAAGGCGCGAGTGCTGTACGATGCCAAG ATTGTTGATGTTATTGTTGGGAAAGACGAAAAAGGCAGAAAGATCCCAGAATATCTGATCCATTTTAATGGTTGGAACAGAAG CTGGGATAGATGGGCAGCCGAAGATCATGTGCTTCGTGATACCGATGAAAATCGTAGATTACAGCGTAAATTGGCAAGAAAAGCTGTAGCTCGCCT GAGGAGcacaggaagaaagaagaagcgCTGCAGGTTGCCTGGTGTTGACTCTGTCTTAAAAGGCCTCCCCActgaagaaaaagatgaaaatgatgAAAACT CATTAAGCAGTTCCTCTGACTGTAGTGAAGACAAGGATGAAGAAATAAGTGAAGAAAGTGATATTGAAGAAAAGACTGAG AAAGAAGAACCAGAGCTTCAAACAAAAAGGGAAATGGAAGAAAGAACAATAACTATAGAAATCCCTGAAGTTCTGAAGAAGCAGCTGGAGGATGATTGTTACTACATTAACAGGAGGAAACGG TTAGTGAAACTTCCATGCCAGACCAACATCATAACGATTTTGGAATCCTATGTGAAGCATTTTGCTATCAATGCAGCCTTTTCAGCCAATGAGAGACCTCGTCACCATCACGTTATGCCACATGCCAACATGAACGTGCATTATATCCCAGCAGAAAAGAA TGTTGACCTTTGTAAGGAGATGGTGGATGGATTAAGAATAACCTTTGATTACACTCTCCCGTTGGTTTTACTCTATCCATATGAGCAAGCTCAGTATAAAAAGGTGACTTCGTCTAAGTTTTTTCTTCCCATTAAGGAAAGTGCCACAAGCACTAACAG GAGCCAGGAGGAACTCTCTCCCAGCCCGCCTTTGTTGAATCCATCCACGCCACAGTCCACAGAGAGTCAGCCGACCACTGGTGAACCAGCCACCCCTAAAAGGCGCAAAGCTGAGCCAGAAGCATTGCAGTCTCTGAGGCGGTCCACGCGCCACAGTGCCAACAGTGACAGGCTTTCCGAGAGCAGCGCTTCACCTCAGCCCAAGCGCCGGCAGCAGGACACGTCCGCCAGCATGCCCAAGCTCTTCCTGCACCTGGAAAAGA AAACACCTGTGCATAGCAGATCATCGTCACCTATTCCTCTGACTCCTAGCAAGGAAGGGAGTGCTGTGTTTGCTGGCTTTGAAGGGAGAAGAACTAATGAAATAAATGAG GTCCTTTCCTGGAAACTTGTGCCTGACAATTACCCGCCAGGTGACCAGCCGCCTCCACCCTCTTACATTTATGGGGCACAACATTTGTTGCGATTGTTTG TGAAACTTCCGGAAATCCTTGGAAAGATGTCCTTTTCTGAGAAGAATCTGAAGGCTTTATTGAAGCACTTTGATCTCTTTTTGAg gtttttaGCAGAATACCATGATGACTTCTTCCCAGAGTCGGCTTACGTCGCTGCCTGTGAGGCACATTACAGCACCAAGAACCCCCGggcaatttattaa